The Coffea arabica cultivar ET-39 chromosome 1e, Coffea Arabica ET-39 HiFi, whole genome shotgun sequence genome has a window encoding:
- the LOC140020453 gene encoding uncharacterized protein yields the protein MEQQGLSRPPQPLAGDKSRRDQDLYCAYHRDVGHDTEDCRHLKKEIEKLIRRGHLGQFVRDGRANQRPGGFKRDRATSSHDRPRGPRDRTPEQGVQNLAGVINTIAGGPAGGDSHTARRNNRPPPSGESSSKRLKMYEEIVYGPEDAVPLASNNHEAIVIEVITCNYKVKKVYIDNGSAIDVLYYKTFKELQLEDKQLIPVRTPVRPEGMITLTVTIGESPKCRTIPVNFAVVKEPSSYNMILGRPTLNALRAVCSTLHLSMKFPTPDGVAEVLGDPEVARACYIATLKGKEKLVAQTVLLEPWEPIEKEERLETDESLVEVPICLERPDRVIRVGSGLNEPARRALESLLEEYEEIFAWSADDMPGVPPELAVHKLHVDPNARPVKQKKRNFAPERNEVVKEEVGKLLEAKIVKEIYYPTWLANPVLVKKEDRAWRMCVDFTDLNKACPKDCYPLPRIDQLVDSTTGCEIFCFLDAFKGYHQIALDEEDKEKTAFITEYGTYCYTTMPSGLKNAGATYQRLVNKLFKNQIGRNMEVYVDDMLVKSRTQEQFVNDLREIFDVLRSSRMRLNPKKCTFGVRSGKFLGYMISKNGVRANPDKVKAIMDMAPPRNIKEVQRLAGRMAALSRFLSKSAVRGSPFFRALRRGPQFEWTPECQRAFDELKAHIVRLPALTSPAHGEILFIYLVVGEEAISAVLVREEGKIQKPVYYVSRALQGAEPRYTSIERYVLALVHAARKLMSYFQAHPVVVMTDQPLKQILSKPDASGRMVRWAVELSEYDLSYQSRTAIKAQALADFIAEGVSFGQRESQVERTRDTAKAKQVGEAVEVTQTSKAQDAAEASQAGKAAQVEQATKTSEAKQTIDAIEAEQAEGPAKVGQATREAQAKRIGDAAEAEQANEAVEIEQATGEVDQTIPTWTLFVDGSSSQEGCGAGLLLTSPMGDELAYALRFDFRASNNESEYEALVAGMVIARKLGAESIEVYSDSQLIVNQVGGSYEVKEEPLRRYVAKVHELRAQFKLFMLKQVPRSQNKRADALSKLASTSVGTLNKEVLVEVVRNRAYDQVDAAVIQVVSSWMDPLVRYLANGELPSSRVEARRILLKSRGYELSNGVLYKKSYLRPWLRCVTPEEGEYILRELHEGICGNHVGPRVLAKKGMLSGYYWPTIFLDSAELVARCKSCQLHAPIHHAPTQEMMPLQSPWPFFQWGIDLLGPFP from the coding sequence ATGGAGCAGCAGGGACTTTCCCGACCTCCCCAACCCTTGGCCGGAGACAAAAGCAGACGGGATCAGGACCTGTACTGCGCCTACCACCGAGACGTCGGACACGATACTGAGGACTGCCGACACCTCAAGAAGGAGATCGAAAAGCTGATACGAAGAGGCCATCTCGGGCAGTTCGTCCGTGACGGACGAGCAAATCAGAGGCCAGGGGGGTTCAAGCGAGACCGGGCGACCAGCTCGCACGACCGACCTCGAGGTCCCCGAGATCGGACTCCGGAGCAGGGGGTTCAGAACCTAGCCGGGGTGATTAACACCATCGCAGGGGGACCTGCAGGGGGAGATAGCCATACGGCTAGGCGGAACAATCGGCCTCCCCCCAGCGGGGAGAGCTCGAGCAAACGTTTGAAGATGTACGAGGAGATCGTCTATGGACCAGAGGACGCGGTACCTTTAGCCTCCAACAACCATGAGGCAATTGTGATAGAGGTCATCACGTGCAACTACAAAGTAAAGAAGGTATACATCGACAATGGGAGCGCCATCGACGTGCTGTACTACAAAACTTTTAAAGAGCTGCAGCTGGAGGACAAGCAGCTCATCCCAGTTCGTACTCCCGTAAGGCCAGAGGGAATGATAACTCTCACGGTCACTATTGGGGAATCACCGAAGTGCCGAACTATTCCGGTGAACTTCGCAGTGGTAAAGGAGCCGTCCTCCTACAACATGATACTAGGGCGTCCAACCTTAAACGCACTCCGAGCTGTCTGCTCAACTTTGCACCTCAGCATGAAGTTTCCAACGCCTGATGGGGTGGCCGAGGTGCTGGGAGACCCGGAGGTAGCACGAGCCTGCTATATCGCAACCCTCAAGGGTAAGGAGAAGCTGGTGGCGCAGACAGTCCTTCTGGAGCCCTGGGAGCCTATTGAGAAGGAGGAGAGGTTGGAGACGGACGAGAGTCTGGTTGAAGTGCCCATTTGCCTAGAGCGACCTGATCGAGTGATCAGGGTCGGATCGGGCTTAAACGAGCCAGCGCGGAGAGCTCTGGAGTCCCTTCTGGAGGAGTACGAAGAGATCTTTGCTTGGAGTGCAGACGATATGCCCGGTGTCCCTCCCGAGCTGGCAGTCCATAAGTTGCACGTGGATCCAAACGCTCGACCagtaaagcaaaagaaaaggaatttcgCGCCTGAACGGAATGAGGTCGTCAAGGAGGAGGTCGGCAAGCTGTTGGAGGCCAAAATTGTGAAAGAGATCTACTACCCGACCTGGCTAGCCAACCCAGTGCTGGTGAAAAAGGAGGACAGGGCGTGGCGGATGTGCGTAGACTTCACCGACCTGAATAAAGCCTGTCCCAAGGACTGTTACCCCCTCCCTCGCATCGATCAGCTGGTCGATTCAACTACTGGCTGCGAGATTTTCTGCTTTCTGGACGCCTTCAAAGGATATCACCAGATAGCCCTGGACGAGGAGGATAAAGAGAAGACTGCCTTCATCACCGAGTACGGTACGTACTGCTATACCACCATGCCATCCGGATTGAAGAACGCCGGCGCGACCTATCAACGGCTGGTCAACAAGTTATTCAAAAACCAGATCGGCCGCAACATGGAGGTATACGTTGATGACATGCTGGTGAAAAGCCGAACTCAGGAGCAGTTCGTCAACGACCTCAGAGAAATCTTTGACGTCCTACGGAGCTCGCGCATGCGGCTGAACCCTAAGAAGTGCACTTTCGGGGTTAGGTCGGGCAAGTTCTTGGGGTACATGATATCCAAGAACGGGGTAAGAGCTAATCCCGACAAGGTAAAAGCTATCATGGACATGGCTCCTCCCCGAAACATAAAAGAGGTCCAACGGCTAGCTGGCAGGATGGCGGCCCTGAGCAGGTTCTTGTCAAAATCTGCAGTTCGGGGTTCCCCTTTCTTCAGGGCCCTGCGAAGGGGTCCCCAGTTTGAGTGGACCCCTGAGTGCCAGCGAGCATTCGACGAGCTAAAAGCCCACATCGTTCGGTTGCCAGCCTTGACCTCTCCCGCACACGGAGAGATTTTATTTATCTATCTAGTAGTAGGGGAGGAGGCAATCAGTGCGGTGCTAGTTCGGGAAGAAGGCAAGATCCAGAAGCCCGTATACTACGTCAGCCGAGCCCTGCAGGGCGCGGAGCCAAGGTACACCTCGATTGAGCGGTATGTTTTGGCATTAGTTCACGCGGCTCGGAAGCTTATGTCGTATTTTCAAGCCCACCCCGTGGTGGTTATGACCGACCAGCCGCTCAAACAAATTCTTTCCAAACCTGATGCGTCAGGGAGAATGGTGAGGTGGGCTGTGGAGTTGTCTGAGTACGACCTCAGCTACCAATCTCGCACGGCCATTAAGGCCCAAGCATTGGCGGATTTTATAGCCGAAGGGGTCTCCTTCGGGCAACGGGAATCACAGGTCGAACGGACCAGAGACACAGCTAAGGCCaagcaggtcggagaagctgtCGAGGTCACGCAGACCTCCAAGGCCCAAGACGCAGCCGAGGCCAGTCAGGCCGGAAAAGCTGCCCAGGTCGAGCAAGCCACCAAGACTTCCGAGGCCAAGCAGACCATAGATGCAATCGAGGCCGAGCAGGCCGAAGGACCTGCCAAGGTCGGACAGGCCACAAGGGAAGCCCAGGCCAAACGGATCGGAGACGCAGCGGAGGCTGAACAGGCCAACGAGGCTGTCGAGATTGAACAGGCCACTGGCGAAGTCGATCAGACCATTCCGACCTGGACACTATTCGTAGATGGGTCGTCGAGCCAGGAAGGATGCGGAGCGGGACTTCTCTTGACCAGCCCCATGGGGGATGAGTTGGCCTACGCCCTGAGGTTTGATTTTAGGGCCTCCAACAACGAGTCCGAGTACGAGGCCCTGGTCGCGGGGATGGTGATAGCTCGGAAGCTGGGGGCCGAATCAATAGAAGTCTACAGCGACTCGCAGCTGATAGTAAATCAGGTAGGGGGAAGTTATGAAGTCAAAGAGGAGCCACTAAGAAGGTACGTCGCAAAAGTGCATGAGCTGAGAGCTCAGTTCAAACTGTTCATGCTCAAGCAGGTCCCGCGAAGCCAGAATAAGAGGGCAGACGCACTGTCCAAGCTCGCCTCCACCTCAGTGGGCACATTGAACAAAGAGGTCTTGGTGGAGGTCGTCAGGAATCGGGCATATGATCAGGTAGACGCGGCCGTTATTCAAGTAGTGAGCTCCTGGATGGATCCCCTCGTGCGATACCTGGCCAATGGAGAGCTCCCCTCAAGTCGGGTGGAAGCACGACGGATCCTTCTTAAATCGCGGGGATACGAGCTCTCTAATGGGGTGCTTTACAAGAAATCCTATCTGCGTCCATGGTTGAGGTGCGTGACTCCGGAGGAAGGAGAGTATATCTTGCGTGAGCTGCATGAAGGTATCTGCGGGAACCACGTCGGACCAAGAGTTTTGGCCAAAAAAGGAATGTTGTCTGGATATTACTGGCCCACTATCTTCTTGGACTCTGCCGAACTAGTAGCTCGGTGCAAATCCTGCCAACTGCACGCTCCGATCCACCACGCCCCGACTCAGGAAATGATGCCTCTTCAGAGCCCTTGGCCTTTCTTCCAGTGGGGGATAGACCTGCTGGGTccgttcccctga
- the LOC113717105 gene encoding pentatricopeptide repeat-containing protein At2g30780-like, producing MKRAWKLSSDAAQTRDRFLQRRCSGSHNPPTTSPSLNPSSCKTPTSASRLLRQCPPQTPSTTSQIVWPNIAPLFLNKWRSPGDSTAKQDQRDRVSALKEELLKYSGDAENIERVLEEKGVPLFRTYYDGSAVIELLKQLASSPDLALQIFNWRREQLDHGAPMTNEEYATGITLAGRLKDVDLAAELFAEAANKKLKETSLYNALMSAYMYNGLAAKCQLVFWDLRREETCKPTIVTYNILISVFGRLMLVDHMEATLQEIKDLNLSPNLSTYKNLIAGYITAWMWDNMEKTYMIMKADDVKPDLSTHLLMLRGYAHSGELKKMEEIYELVKDHVNNKEIPLIRTMICAYCRSSVSNRVKKIEELLVLIPENDYRPWLNVLLICLYANEDSLEQMENLISEAFEHNTAVRTTVIMRCIVSSYFRNDAVDKLANFVKRAESAGWRLCRSLYHCKMVMYSSQGRLAEMEMVVDEMRQVNVYFSKKTFWILYKAYSQWGQKCKLKQVLGMMCKHGHSIPLNTCSS from the exons ATGAAACGAGCTTGGAAATTATCATCAGACGCAGCCCAAACGAGAGATCGGTTCCTCCAGAGAAGATGCTCGGGCTCCCATAACCCCCCTACAACGAGCCCTTCCTTGAACCCATCATCATGTAAAACCCCTACTTCTGCTTCCAGGTTGCTTCGACAATGTCCGCCCCAGACGCCATCTACCACCTCCCAAATCGTGTGGCCAAACATCGCCCCTTTATTCCTTAACAAATGGCGCAGCCCAGGTGATTCGACcgccaaacaagatcaaagagACAGGGTCTCAGCATTGAAAGAGGAGTTATTGAAGTACAGCGGCGATGCGGAGAatattgagagagttttggaagaaaaagggGTGCCTTTGTTTCGGACTTATTATGATGGCTCTGCTGTTATTGAGCTCTTAAAGCAGTTGGCTTCCTCTCCTGATTTAGCCCTTCAG atCTTCAATTGGAGAAGGGAGCAATTAGACCATGGTGCACCTATGACGAACGAGGAGTATGCCACGGGCATTACTTTGGCTGGAAGATTGAAGGATGTTGATCTCGCAGCTGAGCTTTTTGCTGAAGCTGCCAACAAAAAACTTAAGGAAACCTCTCTGTACAATGCACTTATGAGTGCTTACATGTACAATGGTTTGGCTGCAAAATGTCAGTTAGTTTTCTGGGATTTGAGGCGGGAAGAAACATGTAAACCAACAATTGTCACATATAACATTCTCATCTCAGTCTTTGGACGGTTGATGCTGGTAGATCACATGGAGGCAACTTTACAAGAGATCAAGGATCTGAATCTCTCCCCTAATTTGAGCACATACAAAAATCTAATTGCTGGATATATTACTGCATGGATGTGGGACAATATGGAAAAGACCTATATGATCATGAAGGCAGATGACGTGAAGCCCGACCTTTCTACCCATTTGCTGATGCTCCGAGGGTATGCGCACTCTGGTGAGTTGAAAAAGATGGAAGAGATTTATGAGCTGGTAAAAGATCATGTGAATAATAAGGAAATTCCCTTGATTAGAACTATGATATGTGCGTACTGCAGGAGTTCTGTTTCAAATAGGGTTAAAAAGATCGAGGAATTGTTGGTGTTGATTCCAGAAAATGATTACAGACCTTGGTTGAATGTGTTACTGATTTGTCTGTATGCAAATGAGGATTCACTGGAGCAAATGGAAAATTTAATTAGTGAGGCATTTGAGCATAATACTGCTGTCAGGACAACTGTAATAATGCGTTGCATAGTTTCAAGTTATTTCCGAAATGATGCAGTGGACAAGCTGGCTAATTTTGTGAAACGCGCAGAAAGTGCTGGCTGGAGACTTTGCCGGTCTCTTTATCACTGCAAAATGGTTATGTACTCATCACAAGGGCGCCTTGCTGAGATGGAGATGGTTGTGGATGAGATGCGCCAAGTGAATGTCTACTTTTCCAAAAAAACGTTTTGGATACTGTACAAGGCCTACTCACAATGGGGTCAAAAGTGTAAACTAAAGCAGGTTTTAGGAATGATGTGCAAACACGGTCATTCTATTCCTTTGAATACATGCAGTTCATAG
- the LOC113717114 gene encoding gibberellin receptor GID1B codes for MAGSNEINASESKRVVPLNTWILISNFKLAYNMLRRPDGTFNRELAEFLDRKVPANTIPVDGVYSFDVVDRATSLLNRVYRPAPENEDQWGKIELEKPLSTTEAVPVIVFFHGGSFTHSSANSAIYDTLCRRLVSICKAVVVSVNYRRSPEYRYPCAYDDGWAALKWAHSRPWLRSGKDLKVHTYLAGDSSGGNIVHHVAVRAAESGVEVLGNILLQPLFGGQERTESEKRLDGKYFVKIQDRDWYWRAFLPEGEDRDHPACNIFGPRGRSLEGLNFPKSLVLVPGLDLVQDWQLAYVEGLKRSGKEAKLLHFKDATIGFFFLPNNDYFYTLMEEITSFIHSNC; via the exons ATGGCTGGTAGTAATGAAATCAACGCTAGTGAATCCAAG AGGGTTGTTCCACTTAATACATGGATACTTATATCCAATTTCAAGCTCGCTTACAACATGCTTCGCCGTCCTGATGGCACCTTTAATCGTGAATTGGCTGAGTTTCTTGACCGAAAGGTTCCTGCCAACACCATTCCAGTTGATGGTGTATATTCATTTGATGTTGTTGACCGTGCTACAAGCCTGCTTAATCGAGTCTACCGGCCTGCCCCAGAAAACGAGGATCAGTGGGGAAAGATAGAACTTGAAAAGCCCTTGAGCACTACTGAAGCTGTTCCAGTTATTGTTTTCTTCCACGGTGGAAGTTTTACTCATTCTTCAGCTAATAGTGCTATCTATGACACCCTTTGTCGTCGCTTAGTCAGCATTTGCAAAGCTGTTGTTGTATCTGTAAATTATCGTCGATCGCCAGAATATAGATATCCTTGTGCGTATGATGATGGATGGGCTGCTCTAAAGTGGGCACATTCGAGACCATGGCTGCGAAGTGGGAAGGATCTGAAGGTTCATACATACTTGGCTGGTGATAGTTCTGGTGGTAATATTGTGCACCATGTTGCGGTTAGGGCTGCCGAATCTGGGGTCGAAGTGTTAGGCAACATTCTTCTTCAGCCATTATTTGGCGGGCAAGAGAGAACAGAGTCAGAGAAGAGGTTAGATGGGAAGTACTTTGTAAAAATCCAAGACAGGGATTGGTATTGGAGAGCATTTCTACCAGAAGGAGAAGATAGAGACCACCCTGCCTGCAATATATTTGGCCCCAGGGGTAGAAGCCTTGAAGGATTGAATTTCCCAAAAAGCCTTGTTCTTGTGCCTGGTTTGGATCTTGTCCAGGATTGGCAATTGGCTTATGTCGAAGGGCTCAAAAGATCGGGGAAAGAGGCGAAGCTCCTGCATTTTAAGGATGCCACAATTGGTTTCTTCTTCTTGCCCAATAACGACTACTTCTATACTCTCATGGAGGAAATTACCAGTTTTATCCATTCTAACTGTTAA
- the LOC140020469 gene encoding uncharacterized protein translates to MESARAGWLGELPTILWAYRTTPRTATQETTFVLTYGAEAVIPAEIGVPSGRVQNFIAQDNEDELRLNLDLLEGRREEAAIRMAKYKGQVARHYNARVRPLSFKPGDLVLRKNSVSRLQGTGKLDPNWEGPYVVKEADRAGYCKLTHLSGEEVPRTWHNSNLRIFR, encoded by the coding sequence ATGGAGTCCGCTCGAGCTGGGTGGCTGGGCGAGCTGCCCACCATACTATGGGCCTACCGAACCACTCCCCGAACTGCCACTCAGGAGACCACTTTCGTTCTGACCTATGGAGCAGAGGCTGTGATTCCTGCAGAGATAGGCGTGCCTTCGGGCAGGGTTCAGAACTTCATAGCTCAGGACAATGAAGACGAGCTGCGTCTTAACCTTGATTTGCTGGaaggaaggagagaagaggcGGCTATACGCATGGCTAAGTATAAGGGACAGGTTGCGCGACACTACAATGCTAGGGTGAGGCCCCTATCTTTCAAGCCAGGGGATCTGGTCCTAAGGAAGAACAGCGTAAGTCGGCTTCAGGGCACGGGCAAGCTGGATCCAAACTGGGAGGGACCCTACGTGGTGAAGGAGGCAGACCGAGCTGGATACTGCAAGCTAACTCACCTCAGCGGCGAGGAGGTCCCGCGTACTTGGCACAATTCCAACCTGAGGATTTTCCGTTAA